The DNA region TCTTGATGATAAAATAGTTTGGAATCTAGTTTTGGGTAATAGTAATCCCCTGCTGAAGTTCTTCAAGCGAAATTCTACCAAATTCTGTGGAGAACGGTGGACAAAGTAGTGGCCATCATGCTTATAAGAAAACTGATACAGCCTGCATACAAATTATGACAGGGAAATTGGTACTCGAATTCGTGTCTCAATAAACAGTTCCGAGTGGATCAACCCCGGCTCAACAAGCTGATCTGCATTTTAAACCtgattaaattcaatttgggtTCGGTGGtccctcgtcctcgtcctcttCGTTCTCCTCCTCCCTTCCGATTTTCTTACGCCgattcttttgtttttggcacgTAACGCCGAAAGAACTGTAATTCTAAACCTCGGCTGGAAGAAGAAGACGATGAAGAAGAGGATGCCAAAAGGGCGACAAAACCTGCAGTTCTGCAGCTGTGCAAAAGGTAAATCACAAAATGGTAGCTGTAAACCCGAAGGGCAGGCGGCGGATTATGGAGGTACATCATCATGTGCGACAGATacatagatatacatataccatGATGTACATTGTACAAATGGTTTGGtgatggaaatgaaaatagagGATATTTCGGCTTACCTGGGTGACGGGATCCTTCATGATGAGCACATCGGTGACGGTGCCAAACATGTTGAAGTATTCCTTCAGCTTGTCGGACGACGTCTGCCAGCTGAGGCCGCCGACAAAGAGTTTGCCGGGTGCCGGATCGGAGCCACTGCCTCCGCTCAGGCTGGGCGTGGATCTGCCAGAGGAGCCGCTCTTGTTGCTGCCCCCCATGGCCGGCTGGCCGTTATTCTGTCCCGCACCGGCGGAGGCATTGACATTCTCCTTGAGCAGCGCCAATGCCGCCTGTTGGGCCTGCTCCTGTTTGGGCTGCTGATCCTGTCCAGatggcaccaccaccacggcGTTCTGGTTCTGTTGCACCGCCTGCTGTTGTGACTGCTGGGCGGCACTCTTCAAGACCGCCGCCGTGGTCAGGCCACCACCGATGGCGGCCACACCATTGTTGGCTATCGATGCCACCAGCGCCTGGTGGAGATCGCGATTGTGGTGCGGATCAATCAGGCccgctgctgcggcggctgctgctgcggccgcATTCTCCATGGGATTGCTGCGTGCGTAAAAGAAACTATCAGCGGTGAGCAGGTGATCCTCGCCAGAAgtgggcggcggtggctgCTGGCGGTGCAGCATGGTGGCGCCTTCCTGAAGCGCGTGCATTTCCTGCTTTATCTGAATCTTGAGGGCTTTTCCGCAACGGTTTCTTCACTCAAAAGTTTTTTCTTCGCCCTTTTGCTTCTAATATTTCGCAGAATTTGTTTTtagctgttttccttgggtttgcGCGGTTTttattcttatatttttatttaagcgGAAATCACTTGCATGGcttccaaaaaaaaagcatagACTTTTGTGCTTCCTGTTAATTTTCGGACTGCCTTTCGtcgttttttcgttttttttttttgccacttgCTTTTACTACGCTTCCTTTTTTTCGGCTCtactttgttgttgccaatGGCAATGAATTgcgttttctttgttttttttgttttttgttgctgctcaACAAGCTCGTGAATTATTGCAaagccataaataaatgcccAAAAACGTTTACGGAAATGTTCTAGTTACACGAcactatatttatataaaatttcgCTCTCGATTTGTTTCTTGTTTAATTTGCGGTTGCGACTGCGCAGTTTGAAAACTGAAATTCGAATGTTGTCGTGTTCGCTGCTTTGGTGCTGCCCTTCCTCTGCCCGCGCCGACGTCAGGACTGCGGAAGCAGCGTGCGCAGGGAAATGACAAAAAAGAGGGTTGCCGAGCAGCTGGCAAGTGACAGCTGATACTCACAGTTTCTTTGCGCAGTGTGAACGTTTGCCAACACTACCGCATTACCACTAAAGCGGCATCTACTTCTTGAGTTTGGGATATGGGAGTCTGACCTAATTACATCCTAATAgattgttttatatatttagcTCTTTTTCCATAAATAGTCGCaaagagtgagagagagagggagggCAAGAGGGGTAATAAACAAGATAGTGCAAAGTGATGTCGAGAATTGTATCATCCACTTGAAGTGTTAGGATATAACCAATTCGAATGATTTACGATAGAAGGGACAAACCACTTGAAAATGTATTGGGTTAATTGGAAGATTGAGTTTTTAACACCTCACATTCTATTATTTGCCTGACCCAGACCACTATATCAAGCCCTAACCGCAAAAATACGATAAGCgatataattaatttttttttttaataattgttAAAATGAATTATGATGTACATTTGCAAAAATACTTTTGCTATCGCATTTAGATGCGGTTAGGACTCGAAACGGTTGGTTTCTCACACGATCGCTTACGAATTATTGCGAGTATGGCTCAATATAGTTGTCTGCAAGGatattttagtattttaaATCCTGTGCAAGACTATTATTTTGAGTTCCATTCCACAGGCAGTACCCATTATTGCGATTTCGGTCTTCTCGTTTACCGCCGAAGTGATAACCTGGTTGGTGCTCGCGTTAACCAGACATGATGTTTCCTACACCGCCAATTCGGCGCACTGCGAACGCCTCGAGACCCGCAGTAGTTTGCATTACCCAGCGAAGTACCTCAAGGTGAGTCCAGTTCTTGACCCACTCAGAGCCACCTAAAGCCATCCTTCCCAAACAGTTCATGAGGTTCAATCAGAAGTGCGAGGTGCCACAAGGTTTGATTCAGGCCTATCAAGGCGACACAGCAGGACCATCATGTATGTTTTCTTGATTATAAAAAGGATCTATGCATGTAGCTTATGTAATGACCCACTTATTTACATTTGTCTTCCGCAGTTGAAGATAAGAAAAAGAAGTAGTCTGCATAGCCAATCCCAATCTGGTGTAGAATTACACCCCGGTTACTTGATATGGATTCATAGGGGTTCGAGTCGACTAAGCTCGACATATTTAACACTTGCTGGCCGGAAGGAAATGAAAGCCCAGGGAAAACCCTGTAGCCACTTTAGGTAGGAGACCACAAAATCGGAATAGGATATTCTATGCTCTCACTGCAGGATCTTACTGGGTATTATGTTTGTACTATATATCATTTTACAATCCAAGTGAATCATTTAATGTGACAGGCGCTGCGGAAAGTCAACGATAATGCTCAATGGAAATACAAGTTtcagttttcttttctttgcaAATGGAGTGGAcagtataataaaaaaaaaataataaaataaaccaaaagcTGTTTTTTTCTAAGATTTTCTTTTTAGTTTGCTGACAATTGGAGTGCCTAATGTGAAGTCACTCCTCTACTGTATTCCACAGGTCCTTCCGATTTTGTTCATATCAATCGTTGGAGGTATACTTAAAGTGGGCGCCATGATTCGCCTGGCTTTGGTCAAGGACGATGTGTTCTTCACCAAGGATTCGGCTTACTATGAGTACTTGGAGACGCGCAAAGGACCCTGGTACAGGCAGAAGAGTCGCAAGGTAAGTAACTTAATCAAAAAACCAAGATTACTATTCTATAATTCATATTTCCTTTACTACAGTGGGGTGGTCGCGATGAGTATCCTATGCCTCCCGAATTGCTCCTGGCCAAACAGGGTGATGTCAATGGTCCCTCATGTAAGTTTCTAATTACAAATTGCAGAGGGACATGTCAAAAAATTGATCTTTAAGAATTAAGTTTTAAGCTTTTGACGGTGTACAAGTTTTTAGCGCTTCCCAGAAACTATTTTctaaaattgtgtttaaatatttttaatttaatgtacTATTTGGCCGGACCTTCGTTCGCTTTTGTCACTTGCCAAACTTGCAGTCTAGGAGGCGTTGAAAATTCTGGTAATTACCACAAGTTACCACTGCTAAAACCAACTTAATGACAACTTTCCATTTATTGCAGTTGCCGAGGACAAGAAGCCAAAAAGTGACGAGGGTCCGGATATCAAAACCATTGCAGGACATGCAGTGATCACAGGAGTAGCTTTGGGTTTGGCAACAATGCTGTAGAAAGTCGTAGGACGCAGCAGATTGACAATCTCAGGATAGAGCTGTTTTAGTTATAGTGAAGACGCATGTTTCAGTTTTACTACGATCTGTAGTACACAGTTGAAAAGGACGACAGAAGGGTAAAGGAACAAATAGCTTGGATTGGACGTGGTGGTCAGATTAGCATCGAAACTATGTATTTTATAGACTTGACTCTACGTCTTCCGTCTGTTCGTCTGGCCTTGAGTTTTCGGATCCGCTGAGGAGGATTCCCAACTAGACTGATGGTAGAGATCTTAGACAAGGTAAGTTTGTATGCCTGCAATTAACGTTGATTGATTGAGTTCTATTCCTAGGTTTACTATCTGAGGTATTTGAGCACAGATTTCGGAGTGCAGGATACTGGGCTATTTAAGCTGGCACGAAGAAGGGCGATCCTTGCTGTTTTTCTTAAATAGTGAACAAACATACGTATGCTATCAATCAATTTCTATGTTCATCAGTTAATTTCATACTTTTGACAGCATTTTTTGCACGCAATTTCATTAGAGGCGCCCCCAAGTGGCGAGTAGCTACTCCTTTCGTATGGAAAGTAAAGAGGTCCTCGATGTAAAATTTTCTACGCTGTGTAGAATGCAAATGGTGGATGTAAAATGGAAGCCTGTTTTTCGTAACTGCCGTTTTGAACCTACTTTGATCAATAACGAATTTTTACATCTCTAGCGCCCCAAATTCCTCAAGTTTAaatcatacatttttaaaaacaatttgtacAATAAAACGATTAAGCTTTTTATGAACAATTCCTACGTGTTTAGGCTTTTAAAGCGAAGAAgagcaaacaaatatttggtAAAATAAAGGGCATAAGTTATAAATGAAAGCAATTTGTGGACACTGAGAGAGTCCTTCAGGGCAGCAATGACATGTAGCAGGATGCACGACGACAACCGGTTGTAACtaagtaaaacaaaataaataactcGCTTAAATATGAATATGTTTTGATAATGCCCCTAGCAAATTGCTGTACCTTTTGTGCGGACATCCCCCGAATCGAATGTCCTTTCTTCTCATTGTCCTTCCAGCCCATTTTCCAGCGCGCCTGCGCCTGACGTCAAAAGCCCAAAAAGGAGGAGAGTTTTGTCGAAAAGAAAAATccccaaataaaaaaaaatttgtcgCTGCTTGGGACAATTTTCAGTCTTAAATTGGGAccatgttttttttctttgtgtgcCAAATGAaacgcatgtgtgtgtgtgtgtgtgagagtgggtgggtgggcaATGTGCGTTATTGATTTTTGGCCCAGGAAATGGGAAATAATGCCAAAGGatatgaaatttattaaaatagaTTGCAAAATAATTCAATGAAGATGTTGAAAGGCGAACTTTGACACGGGCAGGGAAGGCAGCGCAAGTAGCTTGTATTTTGGGGGTGGGTGGGGTTTTTCATCAGCacgtgtgtatttgtgtggcTTTTCCGCCGTCGGTTGTTGAACTTTCCGAAGCGACGTCGTCTGcaggatttttttttttttttttgccgtgtGAAAGACGTCTGTCAATTTTATGGCTACTGACCCAGAAAAATGGAATGCTAAGGAAACCTTTCGATGGCAGCAGGACGTCCCAAAAATACAGCAAGGATTTGCTCGTGTGGGAAAACCCCGAATATGATGTTGGCGATGACATCAGCAGTCGTCGTCGCCGCGATATGTAATTCGATTAGGCGCACTTAACGTTCGCCCTCCTCCTGTGGAAAGCCCTACACTTCCCCCTCCTCTCACCATCAGTGCCACGCATTTTAATTGCGTCAAATAAACGGAATAAACAGCAGGGAAGGTGCTTGGTCACGAGCCATCATCCAACTTTTTATGGCCTCCCCTCGGACTGATGGCGCACACATTAAGTTAAGCACTCGGAGGTGACTTGATATATATACTTAGGGACTCAATAAACTGTGGAAGTCAGCCCATCGGCCACTGGCATAGTTTGTACTAGAAACGAAAgtgatataaatataataaatctggtttttacataaatatatgatTTATGATTAGAGAGAGGCTAACGTAAGCTTCATCTGTGAGTTAGTTAGTGTATGTTACACCATATCATAGTATTACCAAACATTCAACCAAATTATCCTAAGAGAAACACTAGCTAAAATCATCAATCCATTTCCCAATCGTCCTTTAACGACTCCCTGGCTCAAAGCAGCTTGTCAGGCAAAAGTAATTTCTAATCCGCAAGGGCTATCCGATGACAAACTGCAATCTGAAAACCGTAGTCGTTTGAGCCTTTTCCCCCGGGGGCCAAAAATTGCAATGCAATTTACCGGGATCCATTGCcagaaacaacaataacaatcgGGTGAAAAAACATGAGAATGAACGAAAAACAAATTGCTCGGCTTTGCTTTTTCAAAAGCCTCCCAACAATTTCCCACTCTCTCTCACCTGTCGTTTGTCCTTTGCCctgcattttccacccaccaACCCCCCCTCAAGTGCATCAAATTTATGTAGACACAAAACTGCAGTTGGGTGAAAAGCATcagcgagagagagagcgagagagagagagtggtATTTTCATTGAGaaaaatgccacaaaatgaaaatgacgGCAACTCTTTTCGAGCTAAAAGCATATGGCGCaactttattgtttttacatttgatttttcCACAACCATGGAAGCGAAGGCAGCGGCGTGTTGAGCTGggcaaaatgaaatgcactTGCACACGGGCAAAGTGCAGGGGGCCACGGAAAAACGCCGCATAAACTCGGCTCTGGGAAAAGTCTATATATCATATATGTGCGATTTACGGGGTGGGTGGCATTCGTTCATCGCTTTTCGGAGAACTGGAAGCAGCGTTGGCAGCGTTGGCAGCGACTGGAAGTAACCACCCTCGAATGTGAAGCGTCGACCCGACGTACACCGAGCGAAAATGTGCCCCCAGTCAGATGCATTTCCACCGGCGgcatatgtataaattaaaagagatagagagagagagagagatgggcGAGTGAAAGAGACGGCTGGCAGCAACCCCCTGAAATCGGGGGAGATATAtttcgtatttcgtatttcgtattttgcAATTGGAATGCGCGCGCAACCCTCGGAAAGCCgacgaaaatcgaaaatcgaGACGATGGTGGCCGCTACCCTGGGCTGCCTTTCAGTCAACTTTGGGTATCCGTACGTGCAATTTATCCCGGACCGATGACGGATGACGGATCACACGTACCTCGAGAAAGCGGGCCACAAACTAACCCAAATCCCCCATTGGATAGTCCCCATCTACTGCAAACTATAGAGCACCCCCGCCCCGAATAATGTGTTTCAGCCAGTGAACAAACTAACTAACAAAGCAACTAACTAGGAGTTCTAAAAAGGATATACGATTTGGGACGCTTGCCATTGATATTGTCCTGTCACAGCAGTATTGTAACACTATATTATAGCTTACTGCTGGGTCGGGGCATTAACATTGTTGAGCGTCATTAGCAACGAGAGGCGGCCAGGAAAAAAGGCGAGAAAAACGCAGCAAGCTTTCTTTTCCGGCTTTGTGGaaaacacacatgcacacacccacacacacatgcacgcaCGCAGGAGCTCGTCCATTGCgattgtgtgtgtatatgaGCGACcggaaaaatcaattttccatttttaattcAGAGCTCACACAGCACAggacactcgcacacacacacttacacacacgcacacaacgCACGTGCATGTATATATGAAATGTActtatatatatgtgtatgtgtgtgtgtatcgGGCCAAAAAGGGATAAGCAGGATGCTGCAAATTCTGCAGGACGAGCGAGAGGGACTGCGCGTGAGAAAGGGACAGCAGCATCCAGAGAAAGAGAGTGAAGAGAGAGAGATTCCGCATACAGGGATAAATCGCATTTTGTGTAGACAAAAGCTGAgaaattaatcaaaatcagttttaaaaattaaacaaaattatagttATTAATCTAAGGAGTAGAGAGCTTGCTAGGACTTTTAAGGACTTCCAActattatttgtataaaagGATTTTTTAAATAGCAGGCAACGACCACTCCCTGATTTTTCGTGGGAGTTTCTGGGTGGGCTTAAGAAAGGCATTACGGGGGATGCAGAGGCGTAGCATCcgttcttcttttttctttccgCCCGGAAAATTGTTGCCAACCCGAAAAGCCGTAAAAGTTGGGAGAAATGCCCAAAAAGTTgcaccaaaaagaaaaaaacatcAGAGCAGAGCAGCGCAGCCGAGCAGCATCTTCATCAACAACCCCTAAATATAATCCCACTGCATTATCTGGGCAAAAGGGGCCTGCATAAGGATACCAAAGCAAACAACTAAATCCACAAGGATGACAAAGAACCATGATGAATTGCGATATTGAGGGCAGGCCAtagcagagcagagcagagtaGAGCAGAGCAGGGACAGCTGAAAAATGCGATTTAAATGCAGTTTCAGTTCAGAAAAGGTCCTGGGGGGCACCTGGGAATCTCTCGCTAGGGGTggctctcgctctctctttctttctctcGAGAATCTCACGTTTCTGCAGTTCGCTggcaatgatgatgatggcctAGCTATATGTGATTTAATCCGCAAGTTAGGGGGTGAGATGCGATACTTGCCGGCGTGCTATGCACATGCTGTTGCTATTTCATCATTGCTGTTCTGCCGTTTTGGGCTTATGCCCCTGTCAGCGAGGATCAAAGCAGTTTTTGGGCGTTTCTCGGCAGCTGTGTGGCTGTATgcgtgtgtatgcgtgtgtatctgtgtCCTGTGCCCTGTGTCCTTTGCCTAAATACTTCGAAATTGGCCAAGCGTTTGTTGTGCACATTCAATTGACAACGCTTAGCTGTGCTTGAGGTAGCCAAACTGTTTCCACATGCGAAAAGGGTTCAGGCCATCATCCTGTTCTGTGCATCCTTGCCGTGCCATGATTAAGGATTAAGGGTTGCTGCATTTAATATGCACCGACGGATGTGAAGTGCTTTCGTTTGAAGCGAAAATGTCACAGTTGACATGCAAGCCATATGAGTTGGAATACTTAATTCGTAGAGGATTACTCATCTACATTTTGCAGCATTTCATAATAAACATGTTTATTGGTACACAAATGATCAGTATTTTCATATAAAGTGCCCTTTATTAAGAACGACGTCATTTCACCAAAATAAACTTGTCAATgagttgatttatttttagtcttAAATCTTTTCTATGTTGCCTCACAACCTATATATGTAGAGAACCCTCCATTAGCCcctttaaataattaattgccacaacaaaataataaaaaaaaaaccaggaGCAAGTCTCGTAcacgaaaaaaacaataaacggAAGCTGGTGATAAAAAGTGCGGAAATTACGTtgacctaaaaataaaattgccaACCAAGTTTGCCGGCATTGCCACCTagacccacacacacccatataTAAAAGGGTACAAGAGAAAAAGAGGGAGAAAAGGgtacagagagagaaagaTAGAGAGAGGGCAGGATACGCACTTGCAC from Drosophila santomea strain STO CAGO 1482 chromosome 3R, Prin_Dsan_1.1, whole genome shotgun sequence includes:
- the LOC120454584 gene encoding uncharacterized protein LOC120454584 isoform X6, coding for MHHWGAVPIIAISVFSFTAEVITWLVLALTRHDVSYTANSAHCERLETRSSLHYPAKYLKFMRFNQKCEVPQGLIQAYQGDTAGPSFEDKKKK
- the LOC120454584 gene encoding uncharacterized protein LOC120454584 isoform X2; its protein translation is MALRLSTIALLKRTPLLLVPKLKAAPPTRTLLLRRNLVPFLDDDPCVFSKKAIMHHWGAVPIIAISVFSFTAEVITWLVLALTRHDVSYTANSAHCERLETRSSLHYPAKYLKFMRFNQKCEVPQGLIQAYQGDTAGPSFEDKKKK
- the LOC120454584 gene encoding uncharacterized protein LOC120454584 isoform X3, which encodes MALRLSTIALLKRTPLLLVPKLKAAPPTRTLLLRRNLVPFLDDDPCVFSKKAIMHHWGVLPILFISIVGGILKVGAMIRLALVKDDVFFTKDSAYYEYLETRKGPWYRQKSRKWGGRDEYPMPPELLLAKQGDVNGPSF
- the LOC120454584 gene encoding uncharacterized protein LOC120454584 isoform X1; its protein translation is MALRLSTIALLKRTPLLLVPKLKAAPPTRTLLLRRNLVPFLDDDPCVFSKKAIMHHWGVLPILFISIVGGILKVGAMIRLALVKDDVFFTKDSAYYEYLETRKGPWYRQKSRKWGGRDEYPMPPELLLAKQGDVNGPSFAEDKKPKSDEGPDIKTIAGHAVITGVALGLATML
- the LOC120454584 gene encoding uncharacterized protein LOC120454584 isoform X4 encodes the protein MHHWGVLPILFISIVGGILKVGAMIRLALVKDDVFFTKDSAYYEYLETRKGPWYRQKSRKWGGRDEYPMPPELLLAKQGDVNGPSFAEDKKPKSDEGPDIKTIAGHAVITGVALGLATML
- the LOC120454584 gene encoding uncharacterized protein LOC120454584 isoform X5, which translates into the protein MIRLALVKDDVFFTKDSAYYEYLETRKGPWYRQKSRKWGGRDEYPMPPELLLAKQGDVNGPSFAEDKKPKSDEGPDIKTIAGHAVITGVALGLATML